One Pygocentrus nattereri isolate fPygNat1 chromosome 12, fPygNat1.pri, whole genome shotgun sequence DNA window includes the following coding sequences:
- the ugp2a gene encoding UDP-glucose pyrophosphorylase 2a isoform X2: MLVAELNRGGLNAGMTEFQEKLRQQHENSMHQELEKLLSTTKGVEAENSRKDFEGFKHLFHRFLQVKGPSVDWAKINRPPEDSIQPYERIHAKGLPEAIAASLNKLAVVKLNGGLGTSMGCKGPKSLISVRNENTFLDLTVQQIEHLNKTYSADVPLVLMNSFNTDEDTKKILQKYTHHRVKIHTFNQSRYPRINKESLLPVATNMGLIGENGEAWYPPGHGDIYTSFCNSGLLDKLLSEGKEYIFVSNIDNLGATVDLHILNHLMSQPADKRCEFVMEVTDKTRADVKGGTLIQYDNKLRLLEIAQVPKAHVDEFKSVTKFKIFNTNNLWISLPAIKRLHEQNTLDMEIIVNPKTLDGGLNVIQLETAVGAAIKCFDNALGINVPRSRFLPVKTTSDLLLVMSNLYSLEAGSLTMSEKREFPTTPHVKLGSSFTKVQDFLRRFESIPDMLELDHLTVSGDVTFGKQVALKGTVIIIANHGDRIDIPAGAMLENKIVSGNLRILDH, from the exons ATGTTGGTCGCCG AGTTGAATCGAGGTGGTCTTAACGCCGGTATGACTGAGTTTCAGGAGAAACTGAGGCAGCAGCATGAGAACTCCATGCACCAAGAGCTGGAGAAGCTCCTCTCCACCACCAAGGGAGTGGAGGCTGAG aaCTCCAGGAAAGATTTTGAAGGATTTAAGCACCTGTTCCATAGGTTCCTGCAGGTGAAGGGGCCATCAGTGGACTGGGCCAAAATCAACAGACCTCCTGAGGATTCG atCCAGCCCTACGAGCGGATCCATGCGAAAGGTTTGCCGGAGGCCATAGCGGCCAGTCTAAATAAGTTGGCGGTGGTGAAGCTGAATGGTGGTCTCGGCACCAGCATGGGCTGCAAAGGCCCGAAGAGTCTGATCAGCGTTCGGAATGAGAACACCTTTTTGGACCTGACTGTGCAACAGATTGAG CACCTAAATAAGACGTATAGCGCTGACGTCCCTCTGGTCCTGATGAACAGCTTCAACACAGATGAAGACACCAAGAAGATTCTGCAGAAATACACTCACCACCGAGTAAAAATACACACCTTCAACCAGAGCAG gtacCCCAGGATAAATAAAGAGTCTCTGCTGCCTGTGGCGACCAATATGGGTCTGATAGGTGAGAACGGTGAGGCATGGTATCCTCCTGGTCATGGAGACATATACACCAGCTTCTGTAACTCAGGGCTGCTGGACAAGCTCCTCTCTGAGGGGAAAGAGTACATCTTCGTCTCCAACATCGATAACCTGGGCGCTACGGTGGACCTGCACATCCTCAACCACCTGATGAGCCAACCAGCTGACAAACGCTGCGAATTCGTCATGGAGGTCACAGACAAAACACGGGCTGACGTCAag GGTGGGACTCTGATCCAGTATGACAATAAACTAAGGTTGCTGGAGATCGCACAAGTGCCGAAAGCGCACGTCGACGAGTTCAAATCCGTCACAAAGTTCAAAATATTCAACACCAACAACCTGTGGATCAGCCTGCCGGCCATAAAGAGACTGCATGAGCAAAACACCCTGGACATGGAGATCATCGTCAATCCAAAG ACACTAGATGGTGGACTGAATGTGATCCAGCTGGAGACGGCTGTGGGCGCCGCCATCAAGTGCTTCGACAACGCGCTGGGCATCAATGTCCCCCGTAGCCGCTTTCTTCCCGTGAAGACCACCTCCGACCTCCTACTGGTCATGTCCAACCTGTATAGCCTGGAGGCGGGCTCTCTGACCATGAGCGAGAAGAGAGAGTTCCCCACCACGCCCCACGTCAAACTGGGCAGTTCATTCACCAAG GTGCAGGATTTCTTGCGGAGGTTTGAGAGTATTCCAGACATGCTGGAGCTGGATCACCTCACCGTGTCTGGAGACGTCACTTTCGGAAAGCAAGTTGCTTTGAAG GGCACGGTCATAATCATCGCTAATCACGGAGATCGGATCGACATTCCGGCCGGAGCGATGCTGGAGAACAAGATTGTCTCCGGAAACCTGCGCATCCTGGACCACTGA
- the ugp2a gene encoding UDP-glucose pyrophosphorylase 2a isoform X1, producing MGMDHKELNRGGLNAGMTEFQEKLRQQHENSMHQELEKLLSTTKGVEAENSRKDFEGFKHLFHRFLQVKGPSVDWAKINRPPEDSIQPYERIHAKGLPEAIAASLNKLAVVKLNGGLGTSMGCKGPKSLISVRNENTFLDLTVQQIEHLNKTYSADVPLVLMNSFNTDEDTKKILQKYTHHRVKIHTFNQSRYPRINKESLLPVATNMGLIGENGEAWYPPGHGDIYTSFCNSGLLDKLLSEGKEYIFVSNIDNLGATVDLHILNHLMSQPADKRCEFVMEVTDKTRADVKGGTLIQYDNKLRLLEIAQVPKAHVDEFKSVTKFKIFNTNNLWISLPAIKRLHEQNTLDMEIIVNPKTLDGGLNVIQLETAVGAAIKCFDNALGINVPRSRFLPVKTTSDLLLVMSNLYSLEAGSLTMSEKREFPTTPHVKLGSSFTKVQDFLRRFESIPDMLELDHLTVSGDVTFGKQVALKGTVIIIANHGDRIDIPAGAMLENKIVSGNLRILDH from the exons AGTTGAATCGAGGTGGTCTTAACGCCGGTATGACTGAGTTTCAGGAGAAACTGAGGCAGCAGCATGAGAACTCCATGCACCAAGAGCTGGAGAAGCTCCTCTCCACCACCAAGGGAGTGGAGGCTGAG aaCTCCAGGAAAGATTTTGAAGGATTTAAGCACCTGTTCCATAGGTTCCTGCAGGTGAAGGGGCCATCAGTGGACTGGGCCAAAATCAACAGACCTCCTGAGGATTCG atCCAGCCCTACGAGCGGATCCATGCGAAAGGTTTGCCGGAGGCCATAGCGGCCAGTCTAAATAAGTTGGCGGTGGTGAAGCTGAATGGTGGTCTCGGCACCAGCATGGGCTGCAAAGGCCCGAAGAGTCTGATCAGCGTTCGGAATGAGAACACCTTTTTGGACCTGACTGTGCAACAGATTGAG CACCTAAATAAGACGTATAGCGCTGACGTCCCTCTGGTCCTGATGAACAGCTTCAACACAGATGAAGACACCAAGAAGATTCTGCAGAAATACACTCACCACCGAGTAAAAATACACACCTTCAACCAGAGCAG gtacCCCAGGATAAATAAAGAGTCTCTGCTGCCTGTGGCGACCAATATGGGTCTGATAGGTGAGAACGGTGAGGCATGGTATCCTCCTGGTCATGGAGACATATACACCAGCTTCTGTAACTCAGGGCTGCTGGACAAGCTCCTCTCTGAGGGGAAAGAGTACATCTTCGTCTCCAACATCGATAACCTGGGCGCTACGGTGGACCTGCACATCCTCAACCACCTGATGAGCCAACCAGCTGACAAACGCTGCGAATTCGTCATGGAGGTCACAGACAAAACACGGGCTGACGTCAag GGTGGGACTCTGATCCAGTATGACAATAAACTAAGGTTGCTGGAGATCGCACAAGTGCCGAAAGCGCACGTCGACGAGTTCAAATCCGTCACAAAGTTCAAAATATTCAACACCAACAACCTGTGGATCAGCCTGCCGGCCATAAAGAGACTGCATGAGCAAAACACCCTGGACATGGAGATCATCGTCAATCCAAAG ACACTAGATGGTGGACTGAATGTGATCCAGCTGGAGACGGCTGTGGGCGCCGCCATCAAGTGCTTCGACAACGCGCTGGGCATCAATGTCCCCCGTAGCCGCTTTCTTCCCGTGAAGACCACCTCCGACCTCCTACTGGTCATGTCCAACCTGTATAGCCTGGAGGCGGGCTCTCTGACCATGAGCGAGAAGAGAGAGTTCCCCACCACGCCCCACGTCAAACTGGGCAGTTCATTCACCAAG GTGCAGGATTTCTTGCGGAGGTTTGAGAGTATTCCAGACATGCTGGAGCTGGATCACCTCACCGTGTCTGGAGACGTCACTTTCGGAAAGCAAGTTGCTTTGAAG GGCACGGTCATAATCATCGCTAATCACGGAGATCGGATCGACATTCCGGCCGGAGCGATGCTGGAGAACAAGATTGTCTCCGGAAACCTGCGCATCCTGGACCACTGA
- the ugp2a gene encoding UDP-glucose pyrophosphorylase 2a isoform X3, translated as MTEFQEKLRQQHENSMHQELEKLLSTTKGVEAENSRKDFEGFKHLFHRFLQVKGPSVDWAKINRPPEDSIQPYERIHAKGLPEAIAASLNKLAVVKLNGGLGTSMGCKGPKSLISVRNENTFLDLTVQQIEHLNKTYSADVPLVLMNSFNTDEDTKKILQKYTHHRVKIHTFNQSRYPRINKESLLPVATNMGLIGENGEAWYPPGHGDIYTSFCNSGLLDKLLSEGKEYIFVSNIDNLGATVDLHILNHLMSQPADKRCEFVMEVTDKTRADVKGGTLIQYDNKLRLLEIAQVPKAHVDEFKSVTKFKIFNTNNLWISLPAIKRLHEQNTLDMEIIVNPKTLDGGLNVIQLETAVGAAIKCFDNALGINVPRSRFLPVKTTSDLLLVMSNLYSLEAGSLTMSEKREFPTTPHVKLGSSFTKVQDFLRRFESIPDMLELDHLTVSGDVTFGKQVALKGTVIIIANHGDRIDIPAGAMLENKIVSGNLRILDH; from the exons ATGACTGAGTTTCAGGAGAAACTGAGGCAGCAGCATGAGAACTCCATGCACCAAGAGCTGGAGAAGCTCCTCTCCACCACCAAGGGAGTGGAGGCTGAG aaCTCCAGGAAAGATTTTGAAGGATTTAAGCACCTGTTCCATAGGTTCCTGCAGGTGAAGGGGCCATCAGTGGACTGGGCCAAAATCAACAGACCTCCTGAGGATTCG atCCAGCCCTACGAGCGGATCCATGCGAAAGGTTTGCCGGAGGCCATAGCGGCCAGTCTAAATAAGTTGGCGGTGGTGAAGCTGAATGGTGGTCTCGGCACCAGCATGGGCTGCAAAGGCCCGAAGAGTCTGATCAGCGTTCGGAATGAGAACACCTTTTTGGACCTGACTGTGCAACAGATTGAG CACCTAAATAAGACGTATAGCGCTGACGTCCCTCTGGTCCTGATGAACAGCTTCAACACAGATGAAGACACCAAGAAGATTCTGCAGAAATACACTCACCACCGAGTAAAAATACACACCTTCAACCAGAGCAG gtacCCCAGGATAAATAAAGAGTCTCTGCTGCCTGTGGCGACCAATATGGGTCTGATAGGTGAGAACGGTGAGGCATGGTATCCTCCTGGTCATGGAGACATATACACCAGCTTCTGTAACTCAGGGCTGCTGGACAAGCTCCTCTCTGAGGGGAAAGAGTACATCTTCGTCTCCAACATCGATAACCTGGGCGCTACGGTGGACCTGCACATCCTCAACCACCTGATGAGCCAACCAGCTGACAAACGCTGCGAATTCGTCATGGAGGTCACAGACAAAACACGGGCTGACGTCAag GGTGGGACTCTGATCCAGTATGACAATAAACTAAGGTTGCTGGAGATCGCACAAGTGCCGAAAGCGCACGTCGACGAGTTCAAATCCGTCACAAAGTTCAAAATATTCAACACCAACAACCTGTGGATCAGCCTGCCGGCCATAAAGAGACTGCATGAGCAAAACACCCTGGACATGGAGATCATCGTCAATCCAAAG ACACTAGATGGTGGACTGAATGTGATCCAGCTGGAGACGGCTGTGGGCGCCGCCATCAAGTGCTTCGACAACGCGCTGGGCATCAATGTCCCCCGTAGCCGCTTTCTTCCCGTGAAGACCACCTCCGACCTCCTACTGGTCATGTCCAACCTGTATAGCCTGGAGGCGGGCTCTCTGACCATGAGCGAGAAGAGAGAGTTCCCCACCACGCCCCACGTCAAACTGGGCAGTTCATTCACCAAG GTGCAGGATTTCTTGCGGAGGTTTGAGAGTATTCCAGACATGCTGGAGCTGGATCACCTCACCGTGTCTGGAGACGTCACTTTCGGAAAGCAAGTTGCTTTGAAG GGCACGGTCATAATCATCGCTAATCACGGAGATCGGATCGACATTCCGGCCGGAGCGATGCTGGAGAACAAGATTGTCTCCGGAAACCTGCGCATCCTGGACCACTGA